The Sulfolobus sp. A20 genomic interval TCCAGGTATGGGACCAGCCTTAAGAGTAGGTGCTACATTAGCCAGAGCGTTATCTCTAGCTTATAATAAAAAACTAGTGCCAGTAAATCATGGGATTGGTCACATAGAGATAGGTTATTTAACTACTAATGCAAGGGATCCCCTTATTCTTTATTTATCAGGAGGAAATACAATAATAACTACTTTCTATAAGGGTAAATTCAGAGTATTTGGGGAAACTTTAGATATTGCATTAGGTAATATGATGGATGTTTTCGTAAGAGAAGTGAAACTAGCTCCGCCGTATATAGTAAATGGTAAACACGTAATTGATATTTGTGCAGAAAAGGGAAGTAAGCTATTGAAATTACCGTATGTAGTTAAAGGACAAGATATGTCATTCTCCGGTTTATTAACTGCTTCGTTAAAATTAGTTGGCAAGGAAAGGCTAGAAGATATATGCTATAGTGTAAGAGAGATCGCATTTGATATGCTTTTAGAAGCTACTGAAAGGGCTCTAGCATTAACGCAAAAGAAAGAACTTATGATAGTTGGTGGGGTTGCAGCAAGTGTAAGTTTGAGGGAGAAATTAAAGGAGCTTGGTAGAGAATGGAATATTTCAATAAAGATTGTTCCTCAAGAATTCGCAGGCGATAACGGGGCAATGATAGCTTATACTGGAGTATTAGCGGCATCTAAAAATGTTTTTATTAATATAAATGAATCGTATATCAGACCAAGGTGGAGAATCGACGAGGTAGAAATACCTTGGAGAGGTTAATTAAAAGAGGAGCAGAATCGGAGATATATGAAGGATATTTCTTAGGGTTACACGCAATTTATAAGCGAAGAGTTAAGAAAGCTTATAGAAATCCTGAAATTGATCATAAAATAAATTATGAGAGAACAATCCTGGAAGCTAAGATAATTTACTCGGCATTAAAGAATGATATAAATGTACCTGCTGTTCTATTCATCGATCCAAATAAGTACTTGTTGGTATTAGAGTATATTGAAGGAATTACAATACGTGATTTATTAAGCGATAATATAAAAATTGATATAAATGAGCTAAGTAGGATTGGCAGGGAAATAGGAAAAATAGCTGGAAGACTCCACAAGGCAGAAATAGCTCACGGAGACTTCACAACAAATAATTTGATAAAAAAAGATGAAAAAATATTTCTAATTGATTTTGGATTAGCTAGGAGATCAAATGACGAAGAAGACTTTGCTACTGATGTCCACGTATTTCTGAGGTCTTTAGAGAGTGTTCATTCTGATTATAAGGACGTAATTTATCAGTCTTTTGTTAAAGGATATAGCGAGATAATGGGCGAAAGGGTAAATGAGATAATTAAATTAGTTAAAGAGATAAGAATGAGAGGAAGATATGTTGAAGAAAGACGTAAAAGTAGGGCTAGTAACGAGTAATAAAGAAAAGTATTTAGAAATGAGAGAGATAGCCGAGAAGTTTAGCCTAAATCTAGAATGGATAGTAGGAGAAAAGGTAGAAATACAGAGTAATAATCTGGAGGAAATATCTAGACACTCTGCAATTTTCGCCTACTTGAATTATAGGCGACCACTTATAGTAGATGATAGTGGATTATTCATTAGAGCTTTAAATAATTTCCCCGGCCCGTATACAAGTTTCGTGAAAAAAACCATAGGAAACGAAGGAATCTTAAAGCTAATGAACGGAGTTAATGATAGATACGCATATTTTATGACAGTAATTACGTTTACCGATGGTAGAATAATTAGGAGTTTTACTGGGATCGTAGAAGGATCTATAGCGTACGAGATGAGAGGAGAAAGAGGCTTCGGTTTTGATCCTATTTTTATACCTCAAGGTGAAAAAAGAACTTTTGGAGAAATGAGCTTGGAAGAGAAAAACATGTATTCGCACAGAGCAAAGGCGTTTATGAAATTCGTAGAATTCATTTGTAATTACGTTTAATCTACATTACTTATACCTGAGGGTCTCCTTTATGCTCTCTTCATTAAGTTCAATGTAATGCTTTTTATAATATGATTCTATATAGTTTAAGTCATCTTCAGTTAAGTCTGGTAAATTATCCATGTTAGTATACTTATTGAGATCTGACAAGGAGGAGATATTAGGTATAACCGAAGAGACCTTATCGTTTTTAAGGATAAACTTTAGCGCTAATTGATATAATTTCATACCTTTCTTCTCTGCAAAGTTTTTCAACTCTACGCTGTTTTTCACCCCTTTTAATAACCAATTAATATCCTTTAGAGACCTATGTAACTTAGGATCTTCAAGTATAGGCCATTTATCCTCATCTAAAATGTCAGAGGCATGAGGAACCCTTATAAAATGACCTATATTAAATTTTAAGAATTCATTACCTGGATTCTGTTCTATGATATTGTAAATATATTCTAGGCTTTCGTAGCCATTTCTTATAGCTTCAAGTCCCTCTTCTCTCCAACCTAATGTTGGTCCTAGTGCCACACCTATCATTCTAACTATGCCGTCCTTCTTCAATGATCTAAGAAAGGATAGTATTTCTTGATTTTTTATTATAGTCATTTTAGGATTATGAATCATTAAAATATCAATGTAATCCGTATTCAGCCTCTCCAATGACTTCTTTAATGCGAATTCTAAGTATGGGATATCGAATTTCTGCTTCATCTTACCTCCCTCTTTATGATAGAAATCATAACCTATTTTAGTTAAAATTACAATTCTATCCCTCTTGGTACTCAAAACATTCCCAATTATCTCTTCTCCTTTCCCTTCGCCATAAACGTCTGCAGTATCAAAAAAGTTTATTCCCATTTCATAACTTCTTCTCAATATTTCTTCTGCCTTGTTAACATCAGCCCCCCACCAATCAGTAATTATACTCCAGATTCCTAATCCTATTTCAGAAACTTGAATGTCGGTATAACCTACGCGTCTGTAGTTCATGTAATATCACTCATTACAATCATTGAATTTTAAATAATAAAAGATAAACCTATATTGATGCTAATACGAGTTAATGAAAAGCAATTTGATGAAGTTCTACATAAATTAAAATCAATGGTCTACGATTATAACTCTAAGATTAAGGAGTTTGGAGTGTACTTGAAACCTTATCACATAGTTTATAAAAATGGTAAAAAATATATCTATGTGGGGAAATATTGGTATAGATTGGAGAAGATAAGGGGAAAGTTAAGATGGATATATCTGGGCAAAGATAAGCCGATAGAAAGCATGCCTAACCCACCTAAAATTCCAAATTCAACGATAATTAAGGAAAACACTGATTATATAATAGATGAGGAGTTATTAAATAAGCTCGAAGGAGATTGATTTCTTAATTTCTTCATCCTTCATGTTTAGACTCTTTGCATTTACGATAGTTATTATATCTTCAGTGTCTAATCTAATTAATTCAGAGAGCGCTAAAGCTAGGCTCGGGTTAAATGGAGAGCTGGAGAAAGTTAAATTAGCGTTTTTTCTAGCATTAATTTTAGCTATTGTATACAAACTCGCTAAGGCATCATATATTGTGGTAAGGTTTATAGTTTTAGAATAGATAGTCCTTCTTAAAATATCTAAGGCATCTGAGTTGCTAGATGAAGATGAAATATCTTTGATTATTTCTTCGTTCACTTTACAGACTACTCCAGTGGATACTTTGTGTTTTATTGCTAATGAAATAGAATAATAGTCCTTATAATAGCATATTATGTTCTCAGCATAAGTCTTCCAATCCCCTCTAAAGCTTTCAACAATCTCAGACAACTTCTTTATGAAGTAGAAGTCGAGTAGGGATAAGAGTAGTGAAAGATTTTTAGCTTGCCCTTCCTTTAAAGCATAAGACAAGGCTTCCCCATATATTGTACCCTTTAGTATGTTTGATAGCTCATCTATTGTAGATGGTAATTGGTCTAAATACTTTTTAAAGAATCTTATACTGTTATTATTACTTCTTTGGTTTATAACGCTTGTTATTATATTTTTGAATTCATCTAAAGACATAACGTATAAATATAGATCAGTAATATTATATGTTATTCTAAATACAGAGAAATAATTTCTAACCTTTTCAAGTAGATCATAAGCTCTCTTCTTCATTAGATACTCAAAATCTTCCAGCGATGATGGTTGTTCTTCGATTATACCCCTCTCCTTAAGTACGTTTACCGTACTATTCCAGCTTTCGCTCGAAATTAGTTCATTTACTAAACCTTTAGTTAGAAGTACAAGTTTTTGGGCACGGGATATAGAGTGTATATATGAAAAGATTGCTATACTCACTTTAACGCACCTAATATCTCTCTAATTACCTCATTAACAGCCTTATCCACGTTCTTTTCAGCTAATTTCCTTATCTCTACTATTTGCCTTTCTCTTTCTGCAACATATTCTTTCCTTATATTGTCTATTTGGCTTTTCTTCTCATTATCTATGGACTTCTGAATCTCCTCTAAGGTTTTCTCGGCTGTTAATCTTAACTCAGAAATGTAAGAGTCAGAAAGCGTAATTAACCTTTTAGAGTCATCTGCTAACGTTCTTTTAAGCCTCTTAATTTCCTCTTCAAACTCCAATATTGCCTTTGCGTATGCGTTAAATTTGGCTTCGCTCATCAATTATAATGTTAAAAAGTTACTTATAATGGTTTTCTTCCCCTTACGATATAACCAGTGTGTGTAACCCCAATATTTTTTGGTCTTACTGCATTCTCCTTCACCTGGTATTCTCTCAGTAATAATTCCTCAACATGTATGTCAACAAATCCTAACTCTTTCATGGTAAAGTATGTCTTCTCTATTTGATTTACCGTTGGGACGAAAACTACTACGGGAGAGGAAGGAGATAGTGATGAGGAAACTTTGGGTATCGCGTTCCAAGGGTCTGGCATATCTAAAAATATTGCATCAACGTCTTTCTCGTCAATACCTTCTCTAATATCCTTTATTTTAAATATTATCCTATCTTCAACTCCTACTACTCTTGCGTTAAATTTAGCTATTTCTTGCATATCTTCCCTGACATCATAAGTATATATTTTCGCACTACTCGGCAAAGAGAGAGCCAACGATATGGTTAAAAACCCTGATCCAGTACCGGCTTCAATTACCTTATTCACTTCGCCTATTCTAGCTGAAATTAATACATATCCGATATCTTTAGGATAAAGTACTTGTGATGGTCTTTTTAATCCCTTAACATACAGATCATGAATTGTAGGCTTTAGTATATAAGCCTTAAGACCGCTAGATAGAGTGGCAACACTACCATACTCCAAGCCTATAATATGATCGTGTAGTAAATATCCTTTGTCTGTGTCCAATCTCTTACCCTTCTGTAATTTCACTATGAATGCCCTCTTGTTATCTATCCAAACAACTACGGGATCTCCTTCTTTTAATGGCATCATATACCTACAAGATAATTAGCTATTATAATCATCTCTTTTCGAATAGAAAAAAGATCTTACAGGAAGCAAAAATCAGCTTTGGTGTCTTATTTCACCACTCAAAAATACCAGCCTTCATCATTCTTCTGTAGTTACCCATAATTCCTTCCGTATAAAATCACCTATGGCTGCTCTTATTACTTCACTTCTTGAACTATATCTTCCTGTATTAACTAATTCGTCTATTGCTTCTAAAAATTGTTCTGGCAATTTAACTGTTATTATTTTCATAGTGTTTCAGATGTCATAGTTAACCTTATAACCCTTATAAATGTTAAGCCATACTAAAATGACCACAAGTGATTAAAATATACTGTAGCAATATCTACGAAATATTTGTGATTAGAGAATAAACCAGTTAGCATATTATTATTTTTGACGATTAGCAATACTGCATCAGAAGTAATTATACCACTACCGAATAAAGAATGACTTCTCTTAACTTGTAATGATGGTAGGTTGGGGAAATTTACGTTATCATCAATTAGCACTCTAGTCTCAGCCTTAAACGCATTAGCTTTTATTAGATCTAAAATATCATCTCTCACCAATTCTTGATAAGATAGTGCAATAAGATATACCTTACTAAAATCCTTCAATAACCTAATTACATTGTCAATAACTGAATCCTTTGGAATCACCATTATGCTGTAAAGGGTAGTTGAGGCAAACAAATTAGAGATTGGATCTATGAAGTTCTTCTCAAATTCATTAATTTTTTCTTGAAATGTACTTTTTATTTTACTCCACACCTCTTTTAATGGGATAGCTTCATATATTGCTGGTCTCTTATCTATCTTTAGAACCCATCCTCTCCCTTCTAACTTAGACAATATACTGTAAACTTTAGTGTAAGGCATGTTGAGCTTGTCAGAGATTTCCCTAGCCGTAGCCCTACCATATATTAAGAGATATGAATAGATCTTGAGCTCAGACTTAGATATGCCAAAGACTGAGGCAAACTTAGATATTCTACTAATCGTCTCTTCCAACAACTCAAATGACATTTATAATTTATTAGGTAGAAACAGAGTTTTAAAAATAGTGATAAGAAATGGGTGGAGCTTCAAAGAAACCTATTTCCAATTTAGAAAAGAAGCTGAAGAAGGAAGCTGAAAAACAACAGAAGGCAGAGGAAAAGAAGAAAGGTCCTTCAAAGACTGGAAAAGAAGTGATAAGTAGAGCCGTAACAATAGATGATGAAACTAAGAGAAAAGTAATTGATGAGATAAAGAAAGAAAGTATGGTTACACCTTACACACTAGCCTCTAAATTAGGTGTGAGTATAAGTGTTGCAAGAAAAACGTTAAAAGAGCTCGAAACTCAAAACGTAGTGAAACTATATTCTAAAAATAGACGCCTAAGCTTATACATAGCAGCGTGAAGCTATTCCTCTTCTTCTGTAGCAGAAGTAGATCTTCTTTTTACATCTCCTCTGATCTTTTTCACACCCTTACATAGATTGTTGATGACTGGCTCTAAGTAAGTTATTGAAAGTTGCTTTGATGTGGGAATTAGCACTGAGCTTTCTACTAAAACCACTGTATCATCTTCTTCTGCCTCCTTTACTATAAGATTATTTGGAGAAGTAACAAATGTAGGAGAATACCCTATTATTTCACCCTCTTCATTTTCAATACTTTCTCCAACTATTAAGTAGGGTATATCATTTTCTATTGCTCTCGCAATTGCTAAATGTTTCACTATTTGTTGCTTCTTAGTATCAAGAGCCTTCATAGTACCTATCACTATTTCTGCTCCACCTAGTGCTAGAAGTCTGCTGATTTCTGGAGATAAAACGTCGTCTTCAGCAATTATTCCATATTTCTTATCTAAGACCACATTTACTGGTTCTTTTCCAGAAGATATACCTAGCCTTATATCTTTCTCAGATAAAACGGACTTCCTATATTTGCCTATAATTTCACCTTGCGGGGAGATTATAAGGGAAGTGAGAAATATTTTAGGACCAGCTTGCTCCAGTATTGGTCCAACAATTAGATGAACTTCTCCGTCCATTGCTAAATTTATTAGCATATCTGTATTATTGCCAGGTATTTTCTCAGCTAGGTTTTTTATATAACTCCTTAATTTTTTATCATTATCATAGATTTCAAAGATATTACCTGAAGGAAATAGAGATGGTAATATAACTAACTTTGCTCCTTTTTCCTTAGCCTGCTTTATTAGTTTTTTTGCCTTCTCCAAATTATGTTTTCTTGATAATTCTTTAAGCCTTAGATGAATTAATGCAATAAGCAAAACATTCACCAATTACTTAATTGTTTGTATTTCATCATATAATTCTTTTAAGACTTCTATATAATCAACTTTGCCATCCTCTATTTTACTCATTTTCTCTAACAAATTACTAGTCCTGTCCTCAGAGACAATAAGTGAATACTTAGAGTTAAGATAATTATAGACCTCTTTACCTATATCTGTTGGAACTAATTTCTTTAACGTCTTTGATTCTACCACGTATCTTCTCTTCTTTAAAGTAGATATTATAGTTGCATAAGTGCTAGGTCTTCCTATTTGCTTTCTTTTCATCTCACTTACTAATTCACCTTCAGTATATAATTGTATCGTGCTTCTAGTGATTACGTTAATAACTTCCGCAGAATATTCATTTCCTTCAGCACTCTTATCGATAGGTGAATATAGCTTAAATGGAATGTACAAGGCGGATTCTAGGACATGCGTGAATTCTTCGCCCTCCTTTATTTTATAACCTATAACTAATTCAATTTTATCGTTCTCTAGCTTCAAGTCTATCTTCTCTTCATTAAGTGAATATGCCCTTATATTAATTATCTGTTTATTAAGAACTAAGGAGGGTAATTGGCTAGAAACGAATCTCCTAAATATTAAGTCATAGACCCTGAAGTGATTTAGGGTAAGTCTCTTAGGTATATCTATATCTCCCTCTTCAATAGATGCCCTTAATAATTTCTCGTCAAGCGGACGAGTAGGTCTAATTGCCTCATGAGCACCACCTTCCCCCCAAGTTCTCGGCTTAAACACTTTATTAATGTCTACTTGTTTAGATTTCAAATAGCTTTCGGCAACACTTATCCCGATATTAGAGATTCTTGTACTATCAGTCCTGTGATAAGTTATCAAACCTAGCTCAAATAGATCTTGAGCTATTTTCATAGTTTCAGAGGCAGATATTCTTAGGATAGAGGAAGAATCTGATAAAAGTGTATCAGTAGTATATGGAGGAAGAGGACCAAACTCCTCACTATTCTCACTGACTTTCTCAATCCTCACTGTTACTCTATCACCTTTCTTCAAGTTAGCTTGTTTGGGAATTGTTAGATAATATTGAGTTAAAGAACCCGTAGTTTCAGACAAAATACTAAGTTTAGCTATTAAGAACTTCTTCTTATTTTTTGGATTTATATAATCCTCATATCTTTGAACTACCCAGCCTAATACCGGAGTCTGAACTCTCCCTGCACTCAAGTTCTGATTCCTATTACAATTTAACGTTTCAATTCTCTCTATCCTTTTCTGTAATTTTTCTTTAGACTTCTCATTTTTACTTGAACTAACCTTCTCCTCCAATTTAGGCAATTGTTTCTTAATATTTTCACAATAATTACTCCAAAATTCAGTTTGAACCTTCTCTGAGAGCTTAAATCCCAACCATCGATCCTCTATCCTTCTTACTATCTGAGCTTTAATGAGTTTTAAATCGAATTCTCTAGGATTATTTATCGCATTTGTAATAGCCCTTCTGGTTACCTCATGAAATTCAGCCCTCCTTATATTATTATTATAAGGTCTTATAGCCAAGTAAATATCCCATGCAATTTTCTCTCCTTCAGTATCTGGATCAGTACCTATCAGAACTTCATCAGCTTCTAAAGCTAATTCCCTTAAAATTCTCACAGTATCTGTTTTATCAGAAACTATTGGTGAACTACATATAGGACATTTATCCGTTTGAATGTCTTGCACTATCTGATGTCCATTAGTGCATCGCTTTATCGTAGAATACAATGGAATGAACTTATGGTCCTTTACTGTTACACCATATATTTTCGATTCTCCCTCTTTTGAAATGTTATACTCACTATCAGTTACTAAGTCATAAACGTGCCCACCACTAGCAGTTACAATTAATAGTCTGTCCCCTAACACGGTTTCATATACTTTAATCCTTCCGTAAGTCCTAGAGGAAGGCTTAGAGAAGAAATTTGCTATAGTTCTAGCCTTGTTTGGTGACTCGACAATAAGTAATGTAGTCTTTACTTTCAATGATGAAGGAGAAATCGTACCTTCAGTCTTGATCTTTCTCAGATTTTCCCTCTCTTCGCTTATTTTAGTTATAATATCGTCTAAGGAAATATTACCAATCTTATTCTCATCTAATTCAAATGGGAGCCAATTAATCTCATCTAAAATTAAACTTAACTTTTTATTAAGTATGTCAAACAATTTTTCATTGTCAATTAATAATACTGAGAGCCCGGTAGTAAGAGCTGATCCATATAATCTAGAAGTTCTCCCACTGGCTTGTATATAAGTCAGATAGTCAGGCATTAATATGTAGTCTCCGCTTAAAACTATATCGCCTATTTCAGTGATTCTATCTAATATTTGTTTATCCTTTAAAGACTGATTTAATATTTCATAGCCCTTTTTAATCAATGGATCATCAATTTTATCTTCTTTTATATCTTTAGCTAACATAGCTAAAGCAGCAGGTGATATATTCCTTAATCTTCTACGAATATGACCTAAAATCTTTCTTAATTCCTCATCGTTCTTAATCAATGAAATTATACTTAATAATCTAGTTAAAACTAACGGATGTACCGTTTCCCCGATCTTGAACTTAAACTTAGGTATTCCAACGAACACTGCATACTTGATTCTCCAAGGCAAATCTATGCCCCTAACTAATACCCCGTAATGGGTAGCAACTCCTACTAAAACGTCTATAGATTCTCTTTCAAAGTCTTCCAACTTGCTAATAGATGATGATAGTATAGAAACTGCATTTATTCCGTGGCTGCTTAGAATAGAAGCTAACTTATCCGCGTATGAAGCACCTTTTTCTATTGGAACATAAACTAAGGTACCATCTCTCAATCTTTTTATTAGTTTTATTAATATTTCAATTATACATTCTTCATTTAATTGGTTATCACAAGTCTTGTTTAAGTTGATATAACTATCAACGATATTCCTTAAGTAAATAATTGAGCCTCCCGGTCTAAAACCCATTAAAGCTGATAAGGTAGGGTTGCCTCTACTTATAGTAGCAGATGAGAAAATTACTGTCCTATTACCTAATTTTGAGGCTCTAATTTCTTGTATTTTACCGAATTTCTGTTCATCTTCTATATTTTCCCTAAGTAAACTTTTTACTCTCTGTATATCATCCTCACTGAAACCTATAAGCCTTAAGATTGAATTAGCGCTCTTACTAGATTTCAGTGCAGCATCCACATCATCAACAAATATGAAGTTAAAATCAACGTTAAGTAAATCCTCTAAATTCTTAATTAGATATCTACTTGTAGTTAAGAATATATCAAAATTACCCTTAACTAATTCTTTTAATATGTTTTCATTTTTATTGTCGGAAGATTGCTTATTATACAATATTTGCAAAGGCTGTGAGACAGCATCTGAAAATTTAGATAGTTTATCCTTAGCTTGAAGAACCAATGTT includes:
- the kae1 gene encoding KEOPS complex N(6)-L-threonylcarbamoyladenine synthase Kae1; protein product: MIVLGIESTAHTFGVGIASDKEPYVLANVRDTFVPKEGGMKPGDLLRHHAEVSATVLKKALEVSRLTIRDIDYIAVALGPGMGPALRVGATLARALSLAYNKKLVPVNHGIGHIEIGYLTTNARDPLILYLSGGNTIITTFYKGKFRVFGETLDIALGNMMDVFVREVKLAPPYIVNGKHVIDICAEKGSKLLKLPYVVKGQDMSFSGLLTASLKLVGKERLEDICYSVREIAFDMLLEATERALALTQKKELMIVGGVAASVSLREKLKELGREWNISIKIVPQEFAGDNGAMIAYTGVLAASKNVFININESYIRPRWRIDEVEIPWRG
- a CDS encoding Kae1-associated kinase Bud32, coding for MENRRGRNTLERLIKRGAESEIYEGYFLGLHAIYKRRVKKAYRNPEIDHKINYERTILEAKIIYSALKNDINVPAVLFIDPNKYLLVLEYIEGITIRDLLSDNIKIDINELSRIGREIGKIAGRLHKAEIAHGDFTTNNLIKKDEKIFLIDFGLARRSNDEEDFATDVHVFLRSLESVHSDYKDVIYQSFVKGYSEIMGERVNEIIKLVKEIRMRGRYVEERRKSRASNE
- a CDS encoding XTP/dITP diphosphatase, producing the protein MLKKDVKVGLVTSNKEKYLEMREIAEKFSLNLEWIVGEKVEIQSNNLEEISRHSAIFAYLNYRRPLIVDDSGLFIRALNNFPGPYTSFVKKTIGNEGILKLMNGVNDRYAYFMTVITFTDGRIIRSFTGIVEGSIAYEMRGERGFGFDPIFIPQGEKRTFGEMSLEEKNMYSHRAKAFMKFVEFICNYV
- a CDS encoding aldo/keto reductase; translation: MNYRRVGYTDIQVSEIGLGIWSIITDWWGADVNKAEEILRRSYEMGINFFDTADVYGEGKGEEIIGNVLSTKRDRIVILTKIGYDFYHKEGGKMKQKFDIPYLEFALKKSLERLNTDYIDILMIHNPKMTIIKNQEILSFLRSLKKDGIVRMIGVALGPTLGWREEGLEAIRNGYESLEYIYNIIEQNPGNEFLKFNIGHFIRVPHASDILDEDKWPILEDPKLHRSLKDINWLLKGVKNSVELKNFAEKKGMKLYQLALKFILKNDKVSSVIPNISSLSDLNKYTNMDNLPDLTEDDLNYIESYYKKHYIELNEESIKETLRYK
- a CDS encoding V-type ATPase subunit, with protein sequence MSIAIFSYIHSISRAQKLVLLTKGLVNELISSESWNSTVNVLKERGIIEEQPSSLEDFEYLMKKRAYDLLEKVRNYFSVFRITYNITDLYLYVMSLDEFKNIITSVINQRSNNNSIRFFKKYLDQLPSTIDELSNILKGTIYGEALSYALKEGQAKNLSLLLSLLDFYFIKKLSEIVESFRGDWKTYAENIICYYKDYYSISLAIKHKVSTGVVCKVNEEIIKDISSSSSNSDALDILRRTIYSKTINLTTIYDALASLYTIAKINARKNANLTFSSSPFNPSLALALSELIRLDTEDIITIVNAKSLNMKDEEIKKSISFELI
- a CDS encoding tRNA (adenine-N1)-methyltransferase translates to MMPLKEGDPVVVWIDNKRAFIVKLQKGKRLDTDKGYLLHDHIIGLEYGSVATLSSGLKAYILKPTIHDLYVKGLKRPSQVLYPKDIGYVLISARIGEVNKVIEAGTGSGFLTISLALSLPSSAKIYTYDVREDMQEIAKFNARVVGVEDRIIFKIKDIREGIDEKDVDAIFLDMPDPWNAIPKVSSSLSPSSPVVVFVPTVNQIEKTYFTMKELGFVDIHVEELLLREYQVKENAVRPKNIGVTHTGYIVRGRKPL
- a CDS encoding ribbon-helix-helix domain-containing protein; protein product: MKIITVKLPEQFLEAIDELVNTGRYSSRSEVIRAAIGDFIRKELWVTTEE
- a CDS encoding TrmB family transcriptional regulator, which produces MSFELLEETISRISKFASVFGISKSELKIYSYLLIYGRATAREISDKLNMPYTKVYSILSKLEGRGWVLKIDKRPAIYEAIPLKEVWSKIKSTFQEKINEFEKNFIDPISNLFASTTLYSIMVIPKDSVIDNVIRLLKDFSKVYLIALSYQELVRDDILDLIKANAFKAETRVLIDDNVNFPNLPSLQVKRSHSLFGSGIITSDAVLLIVKNNNMLTGLFSNHKYFVDIATVYFNHLWSF
- a CDS encoding 30S ribosomal protein S25e, with the protein product MGGASKKPISNLEKKLKKEAEKQQKAEEKKKGPSKTGKEVISRAVTIDDETKRKVIDEIKKESMVTPYTLASKLGVSISVARKTLKELETQNVVKLYSKNRRLSLYIAA
- a CDS encoding carbon-nitrogen hydrolase family protein codes for the protein MLIALIHLRLKELSRKHNLEKAKKLIKQAKEKGAKLVILPSLFPSGNIFEIYDNDKKLRSYIKNLAEKIPGNNTDMLINLAMDGEVHLIVGPILEQAGPKIFLTSLIISPQGEIIGKYRKSVLSEKDIRLGISSGKEPVNVVLDKKYGIIAEDDVLSPEISRLLALGGAEIVIGTMKALDTKKQQIVKHLAIARAIENDIPYLIVGESIENEEGEIIGYSPTFVTSPNNLIVKEAEEDDTVVLVESSVLIPTSKQLSITYLEPVINNLCKGVKKIRGDVKRRSTSATEEEE
- the rgy gene encoding reverse gyrase, producing MEKLEEIPYSVYTKSCPNCGNDITADRLYKGSVCESCLEDDLKFEDIRNLIEVLYKNNRLIKLKVLRNIFNEYNNIEKIFQIALNSKPLGPQRSWVIRFLRGESFAIVAPPGLGKTTFGLLMSIYNAMNGKKSIMIFPTRTLVLQAKDKLSKFSDAVSQPLQILYNKQSSDNKNENILKELVKGNFDIFLTTSRYLIKNLEDLLNVDFNFIFVDDVDAALKSSKSANSILRLIGFSEDDIQRVKSLLRENIEDEQKFGKIQEIRASKLGNRTVIFSSATISRGNPTLSALMGFRPGGSIIYLRNIVDSYINLNKTCDNQLNEECIIEILIKLIKRLRDGTLVYVPIEKGASYADKLASILSSHGINAVSILSSSISKLEDFERESIDVLVGVATHYGVLVRGIDLPWRIKYAVFVGIPKFKFKIGETVHPLVLTRLLSIISLIKNDEELRKILGHIRRRLRNISPAALAMLAKDIKEDKIDDPLIKKGYEILNQSLKDKQILDRITEIGDIVLSGDYILMPDYLTYIQASGRTSRLYGSALTTGLSVLLIDNEKLFDILNKKLSLILDEINWLPFELDENKIGNISLDDIITKISEERENLRKIKTEGTISPSSLKVKTTLLIVESPNKARTIANFFSKPSSRTYGRIKVYETVLGDRLLIVTASGGHVYDLVTDSEYNISKEGESKIYGVTVKDHKFIPLYSTIKRCTNGHQIVQDIQTDKCPICSSPIVSDKTDTVRILRELALEADEVLIGTDPDTEGEKIAWDIYLAIRPYNNNIRRAEFHEVTRRAITNAINNPREFDLKLIKAQIVRRIEDRWLGFKLSEKVQTEFWSNYCENIKKQLPKLEEKVSSSKNEKSKEKLQKRIERIETLNCNRNQNLSAGRVQTPVLGWVVQRYEDYINPKNKKKFLIAKLSILSETTGSLTQYYLTIPKQANLKKGDRVTVRIEKVSENSEEFGPLPPYTTDTLLSDSSSILRISASETMKIAQDLFELGLITYHRTDSTRISNIGISVAESYLKSKQVDINKVFKPRTWGEGGAHEAIRPTRPLDEKLLRASIEEGDIDIPKRLTLNHFRVYDLIFRRFVSSQLPSLVLNKQIINIRAYSLNEEKIDLKLENDKIELVIGYKIKEGEEFTHVLESALYIPFKLYSPIDKSAEGNEYSAEVINVITRSTIQLYTEGELVSEMKRKQIGRPSTYATIISTLKKRRYVVESKTLKKLVPTDIGKEVYNYLNSKYSLIVSEDRTSNLLEKMSKIEDGKVDYIEVLKELYDEIQTIK